The DNA window GTACATACAGAATGATCGGTGAGCAATACGGAGGCCCGATGCCTCATAATCAAGGTCAAGACCTGCAGAATTCTCATCATCACAGCTTCTTCTGCTGCAGGATTCGTTCTCTGCAGACGACAACCTGTTATTGCAGTCACAGCCAAATTTACCACATCTTTCGCCCCCGGAGTTTTCTCATCAAACACCCCAAGCCGAAGGATTTTCAAGATCGACTGCAAGGCCACGGCTGTGGCAGCAGCCGGAATATCATCACTTTGAATCACATCCAGAAAAGGCGAAAGATACAACGAGGGATCCACCGTTCGCCATTCTTGTTGCGGATTGAAAAGAAGGGCTCTCAAAGATTTCAAAGATTGTAAAATTGACGCATCAAAATTCTCATCTGGATGATGGTAGATCCCGGTATTTTGATCCGGGGCACGACGAATCACGGCTAGAACAGCTCCGATCTCTGTGTTTAACATGCAAGATACTCCTAGCTCTTTCCTTTTGGCTTTTGTCATGTTGGATTTGGTGGTTTCATTGTGTTCTTTGTTATCCATGAATCAGCGTTCAACGATTATCCGGGGAAGACAAACATTAGCAATGAAAAGTCTGTTAAGTTGGTTACATTAGAGAATTAATAGAATTTCTCTTTTCCGATATACATGCATGCCCAGGAAGAGAATACTATTTgtttgtatttttttcttttatttttattttttgtggtagggatttaataattgaataatTACTTctgcttttatttttttaaaaataaatctccAAGAAAACaagttttattaaataattatataaaatataaaaaaatattaggaTCACCCCACAGTTTATCATTTTTTCATGATATAaaatacctttcttgttgtatcaaataataataataattttcttgttcaaagaaatccaattttttttagaaaaatgtgTTCTTAGAGttatcattttcataaaattggAAAACGCTGAATGAGAAATTTTGACGATCAAAATATTACAGAAACAAAGAATAATGGACCTTGAGCTGTATGAAGCCACAATAATGGGGAATATGTGAAACGGATaccatatttaaattaaatgtgtAATGAGGAATCAGaacaaacaaataattttaaaattaaaaaatctatAATAAAGTACGAACGACGAATTTGTAAACTTAACAAGGTCTTATCATGTAACAGTGTTATATCCCAGAGGTAAGGCTCGATCACTCTCTTTTTAAGGTGATTCTGAGTTACACAAAGGTTAGAAGTCTTCTTCATATGGCGAGAAAATACAAACCATTGTTTATACGGATGAGTAAAACATGAATAAGAATTCCAATACCAACTAACCCAAAAAAAAATCTATCATACCAAAGTCCCTGTTATTATTCAAGTCAAGTTGCTAGCATAGAATCCACTACTTGTGGGCATAATTATGTAATGAATTTTGCAGTTCCTAACAATAGCAATCAGCCCTCACACAAAATTAGAATGCATGAAACTTTTGAGTAACCTTATTGTCAATCCCATGTTTAAATAAGAAACAAGAGAACGGCAGAATAAAGGAAATGGACTTCAGATTGACCTTGAGAGAGGATGATTCGGCTACATTATGTCGCGCCATTTTCCGGGTAAATGTGCTTCTTTTGAACATCCTCCAGCGAAACTGCGGTGCCACAATCTGGAACGGCAAGGATCTCACTGATGAACTTTATCAAAGAACATAGCCCACCCAAGAAGTTGTGGTCAATAACACCCTCACCTTCGAAGACATGTGCAAAATCAATAAGCTTGATTTCTACTCGTGGGTTTGTTCCATTTGACGTGAGCTCATTTTCAAACATCAAAAGAATCGAGCAAGAATAGAAACAATACATTGTTTGATCCTCAAACCATGCTTTTAACTCCAGTAACTGTGACAAAATGCCAGAGGGACCACCGTACACGATTGAAGCAAAAGAGCAATCTGGTTCTGAATCCAACACCCCAGATGCATTGGAAGAAACAAACTTTCTTAGAACTAGCTTAACATCATCTGCTGAAAGAGACTGAACGGACTTCTTCCCAGGTTTCCACATCAGAGATTTTTGAGTCTCGTAAATTTGCAACCCAGATAACCTGAATCCTAGTCGAAGGCTCGAAGTTTCTCTGTCTTTCTTCAAACACTTTTGGATATAGTGCTCCGGTGCTTGTGGAGCCCAAGTTCTTGAACCTATCTTAATGTCCATTATTGATGGGTTACTTCTACCAAAATTAAGATCTTGTAAAACAAGATGAGGTTTCAAGCCAGATGCATCGGATGCCTCAACAAGCTGGGTGCCATGGAAGTTGGGGAAGAATTTGCGAATGTGATCTGGAATTTTGGTATTCAAAGCGAATGAGGTATAGAAAATAACTTCATTAGATCCACGTTCATCACCTTGGAGAGGCTTGTAGAAACGGCCAGAATCATCAATAAGAGGGCCTAGCTTCCCATCAGCGGCAGTGTGTCCTGCAACTTGGTTCTTTGGGATCTTGAGCATGACTGCTTACTGTAAGGAAATAATTAACAAATATGTTCTAATCAACTCAATAAATCAACCCTCCAAAATACTTCAATTGCATAAATGACCTACAATATAGGAATAGCAAATCCATTACCATCTTACATTTTGCCGACAAACAAGCATCCTATCGTCGAATTCAGAAAAGACCGCAATTCATCCTTCGAAAATATATCCCCTTGATGGCTTGACGCCAAGCTAATTGGCTTTATAGTATTTCAAACTATTTATGCTTAATTCATAGTTCCATACTAAGCAAGAAACAttaattgaaaaaataataaattagaaaCTTCAAGAAACTATACCGTGGATAGCAATTCTAAATTCTTCAAATATTTAAGTGATTTATATGAAACATCTATAATCAAGCATACTTAAAAATAACCCATTAATCAGCTTCAATCATTTAAACAAACATCTTTAGAACCATCCATAAACAAATAGGACATGCATAAGAAAAAAGACCTTGAAAAAAATGTCCTAAAGATCCCAATTTTTACCTAACTTTTCTACAAATTCAGAGAAATTAGCTGCTTCCATAAAAAAATTCTTCCTTTTTCTGGATGATCTCCATGAAACTCATACCAAGCAAGGACATAGCTTCTAGCATTTCTCCAGTCGTCGCAACTTACCGCTCCCTCCGAAGATTTTATTTTAACGCAGTAAAATTATTGTATCTATTTAAACACAAGGGTTTctatattaaaataatacaaaaaatgtaattaatgatattttattataggcaaaaacttattagagacggtctcacatatcgTATTTTGGGAgatatatctcttatttgggtcatcttcttatgctaaaagtattattttttattatgaatatcgatagagttgacatatctcacatataaagattcgtgagactgtgtCACACGTAACTCTGGGCACTTTTTGTTTTATTATTGTATTTGTAatacaattattttattatttaaatttaaacaaATCCTAATAATATTGATgataaattattataaatagtgttggaaatttatttaattttctgttattaatttattttggatTTAACATAAATTATTTTGTGTGCTTGGAAACAAAAACACTCTAAAAACTAGATAACAATCTGAAGAAAATTGAAcatgtaaatgataaaaaaaaataaaaataaataaataaaaccttATATAATCGAGTTTTGCGCTTCTTTGttctatttttttgaaaaattgaatgaaagaaaaattgaaaaagGGAGGAGTTGAACATGTGGAAAGACGGGGAAAAGGGAAAATGAGCAGAAATGAAAcataaaaaatgtttttttcccACAACAAAAGACTTGGCACAAAAACTCATGTGAAAATCAaacattttacaaaataaatattacacGATGAAAATTTGTGATATCGTCCAACCCAACCCAATTGTTTTGGGGTCAAATTTTTCCATGTGTTAACGGCCTTTGAAATAACGAAAATCCATCGTTTAGGCTTCCAAAATCGAATTTTTGCTTTTTTAGTAATTTTTGAATTATTAATAACTTCACATAAAAAAACTTGAAATTTGATTCCAGAGATTGTTCCGTAAATCTCATGACCTAAGAATTCCAtctatatcaaaatctcatgttTGAAGCACAAAGCCATCAAGAAACTGATGCAACCATTCAAGGACTACAAATTTTGTACTGGCTTTAATTTGACTAGTCAAAACACGGCCTTGTATAACTTCATTGATCAACTACAAGAGGAGGAAGATCCTTAGACGATTCCTCCCCCCGAGGAGGATCCTATGGAAGACAAAGTCGTAGGAGTCATAAAAATGGTAGATGACTAGATTAGACCTATGATCTTCTGACTATTTGTGATAAAGATTTTGCAATCTATTATCTTATTGTTAATGCCATCCAACTTTGATTTGTatgattttctttctttttgaaataaataaaagcTTATGTGATCTATTCATCGATTGATTTTATGATCGAgcgactatatatatataatgcaaACATAATAGAAAACTTGTATACTTGTAGGAAATTGTCGAAAGACCTCACCAAAATATTCGCAACCCCTGATATGTCAGTCGCAACTTCAACAACGACAATGACAATAATGAGGATGAGCTTCTGTCACCACCATTACCACCACTACGTGGGTTTAACCTGAACCAGATAGACTTGATTGTCACGTCTTgagacgggggttggttgacaccggcgttgttctcaaatttacattcgaaaacaacaaccctcaaaagtacaaaattcagaaaccagtctttttattcataatacgaaataaTTCATTGTCTGATACAAATTTGAATCACTAATGTTTTACAGCGAAAATGCAAAACCAGATATAAAAATGTCTTAACAGATGCACAGAAAACATAATTTAGAACTGAAAATAACAGtctttgtcacgccccgagcccggacCCGCGgttgcgtgactgcacaataggcccctatagcaactacttcataTTCGtactcgctttacgaaaatgattaactcaagttgctgtagaagtccattgtaagcattataaactcatttttaagacgtgggacaagggtatcacaatcacccctccttcagaacgcgacgttcTCGTCGCGGTTtgacccctcgatccaccagcaccgagaatctagaggtggctcctacaggttcaagaggtggctcacgtcatgtagcactttagccccgcaggttcaagaggtggctcccatgcacgtagcacttatttct is part of the Primulina eburnea isolate SZY01 chromosome 1, ASM2296580v1, whole genome shotgun sequence genome and encodes:
- the LOC140823870 gene encoding inositol polyphosphate multikinase beta-like — its product is MLKIPKNQVAGHTAADGKLGPLIDDSGRFYKPLQGDERGSNEVIFYTSFALNTKIPDHIRKFFPNFHGTQLVEASDASGLKPHLVLQDLNFGRSNPSIMDIKIGSRTWAPQAPEHYIQKCLKKDRETSSLRLGFRLSGLQIYETQKSLMWKPGKKSVQSLSADDVKLVLRKFVSSNASGVLDSEPDCSFASIVYGGPSGILSQLLELKAWFEDQTMYCFYSCSILLMFENELTSNGTNPRVEIKLIDFAHVFEGEGVIDHNFLGGLCSLIKFISEILAVPDCGTAVSLEDVQKKHIYPENGAT